Proteins encoded together in one Planctomyces sp. SH-PL14 window:
- a CDS encoding ferredoxin family protein, producing the protein MAMVVTEPCFGCKYTDCVVVCPAECFYEGAQMLFIHPDECIDCGACVPECPVAAIYHEGDVPARWTDYIALNGEMAPLSPHITTRKPPLI; encoded by the coding sequence ATGGCGATGGTCGTGACGGAGCCGTGTTTCGGCTGCAAGTATACCGATTGCGTGGTGGTCTGCCCGGCGGAGTGTTTCTACGAAGGGGCGCAGATGCTGTTCATTCATCCCGACGAATGCATCGACTGCGGGGCGTGCGTTCCGGAATGCCCGGTCGCCGCGATCTACCACGAGGGGGACGTCCCGGCCCGCTGGACGGACTACATCGCGCTGAACGGCGAGATGGCTCCCCTCTCCCCGCACATCACAACCCGGAAGCCACCGCTGATATGA
- a CDS encoding glutamine synthetase beta-grasp domain-containing protein: MASADKYKLEYVWLDGYLPEPNLRSKTKVVSKAPKTVADLPLWGFDGSSTQQAEGKSSDCVLKPVALYPDSTRKNGFLVMCEVLLPNGEPHPSNFRATVEESEDLWIGFEQEYFFWEEGKPLGFPTEGYPAPQGPYYTGVGYKNVGSVARQIAEEHIDICLDAGIELEGINAEVAKGQWEFQIFGKGSKKVCDDMWMARYLLLRLTEEYGVDINWHCKPLGKDVDWNGSGMHTNFSTAILRDKGGKEYFEKLMGAFDKFKDEHIAAYGPDNHMRLTGLHETQSIDKFNYGVANRGASIRIPHSFVAGDAYKGYLEDRRPNSQADPYKIVSRILKTIKSIA, from the coding sequence ATGGCTTCCGCCGACAAGTACAAGTTGGAGTACGTGTGGCTCGACGGCTACCTGCCCGAGCCGAACCTGCGCAGCAAGACAAAGGTCGTCTCGAAGGCCCCCAAGACCGTCGCCGACCTCCCGCTGTGGGGCTTTGACGGCAGCTCGACCCAGCAGGCTGAAGGCAAGAGCTCGGACTGCGTTCTGAAGCCGGTCGCCCTCTATCCGGACTCGACCCGGAAGAACGGCTTCCTGGTCATGTGCGAAGTTCTCCTCCCGAATGGCGAACCGCATCCGTCGAACTTCCGCGCCACGGTCGAAGAGTCGGAAGACCTCTGGATCGGGTTCGAGCAGGAATATTTCTTCTGGGAAGAGGGCAAGCCCCTCGGATTCCCGACGGAAGGCTACCCGGCTCCGCAGGGTCCGTACTACACCGGCGTCGGCTACAAGAACGTCGGCTCGGTCGCCCGCCAGATCGCTGAAGAACACATCGACATTTGCCTCGACGCCGGCATCGAGCTCGAGGGGATCAACGCCGAAGTGGCGAAGGGTCAGTGGGAATTCCAGATCTTCGGCAAGGGTTCGAAGAAGGTCTGCGACGACATGTGGATGGCCCGCTACCTCCTGCTCCGCCTGACCGAAGAGTACGGCGTCGACATCAACTGGCACTGCAAGCCGCTGGGCAAGGACGTCGACTGGAACGGCTCGGGCATGCACACGAACTTCTCGACCGCGATCCTCCGGGACAAGGGCGGCAAGGAATACTTCGAGAAGCTGATGGGCGCCTTCGACAAGTTCAAGGACGAGCACATCGCCGCCTACGGTCCGGACAACCACATGCGGCTGACCGGTCTCCACGAAACGCAGTCGATCGACAAGTTCAACTACGGTGTCGCCAACCGCGGCGCTTCGATCCGGATCCCCCACAGCTTCGTCGCTGGCGACGCTTACAAGGGCTACCTCGAAGACCGCCGGCCGAACAGCCAGGCCGACCCGTACAAGATCGTCAGCCGGATCCTCAAGACGATCAAGTCGATCGCCTAG
- a CDS encoding DinB family protein, producing the protein MTILERLLRHDAWTTRELLLRAAKLPDAALDQEFDLGYRTLRRTFVHMISNMECWCDLMTGSPQRENVPGEAANSIAGLIERLDRVAAELLALGESVEREDRADDEFVDALDNPPRRKPLGAGLVHIATHGMHHRAQCLYFLRRLGAADLPEGDALSWELAHRGLDHFPLASAPPASE; encoded by the coding sequence ATGACGATTCTCGAACGCCTGCTGCGGCACGACGCTTGGACAACCCGGGAGCTGCTGCTGCGAGCGGCAAAGCTGCCGGACGCCGCGCTGGACCAGGAGTTCGACCTCGGCTACCGGACACTCCGTCGCACCTTCGTCCACATGATCAGCAACATGGAATGCTGGTGCGATCTGATGACCGGATCTCCTCAACGGGAAAACGTTCCCGGAGAAGCCGCGAATTCGATCGCCGGACTGATCGAGCGACTCGATCGCGTGGCGGCGGAGCTGCTGGCCCTGGGCGAATCGGTCGAGCGCGAGGACCGGGCGGACGACGAGTTCGTCGACGCTCTCGACAATCCTCCCCGGAGAAAGCCGCTCGGAGCGGGCCTCGTCCACATCGCGACGCACGGAATGCACCACCGGGCCCAGTGCCTCTACTTCCTCCGCCGGCTCGGCGCGGCCGATTTACCGGAAGGAGATGCCCTCAGCTGGGAACTCGCCCACCGCGGCCTCGACCATTTTCCCCTCGCCAGTGCCCCTCCTGCTTCCGAATGA
- a CDS encoding dipeptidase: MPPFDTPLPRRQFLGTAAGLSAASLALTASAQEKDSTPAPSPSPSPSATLRPHPLMATAHAGIARVRDAALAILRPTPAELERGLALHRESLVFDSYGFAPRAAVDGAALKALDEAKASDAEMQDAREEMGMIRPALSTLESEEFREALTCSGVTAIFQNAGEEGQDPLMLLKRLARFTYLGDKLRGTLVRATQPDDILAAKKADRHCLYLTGNGVPLPQAWVTAEEELGYIRVFYQLGIRMMHLTYNRRNMLGDGCAEPANGGLSDLGRLAIEEMNRVGVIVDVAHSGWKTSLEAAKASKKPMVASHTVCGALNSHIRSKPDEVIRAICDTGGLIGICCIAPFLARTGDIAALLDHIDYAAKTFGVEHVAIGTDVSHTSQHSAAENAKVPRRAARRTRFAALWPDGALGGNWPRQDSLAWTNWPLFTVGLVQRGYKDDDIRKILGENVLRVCRDVLVDSTPSA, encoded by the coding sequence ATGCCCCCCTTCGACACTCCGCTTCCCCGCCGTCAGTTTCTCGGAACCGCAGCCGGACTCTCCGCCGCCAGCCTGGCCCTGACCGCCTCGGCCCAGGAAAAGGATTCGACACCCGCCCCGTCCCCCTCACCCTCCCCCTCCGCCACTCTGCGGCCGCATCCCCTGATGGCCACGGCTCACGCCGGAATCGCCCGCGTCCGCGACGCCGCTCTCGCCATCCTCCGGCCCACGCCGGCCGAGCTGGAACGGGGACTGGCGCTGCATCGGGAGAGCCTCGTCTTCGATTCCTACGGTTTCGCCCCCCGCGCCGCGGTCGACGGCGCCGCCCTCAAGGCCCTCGACGAGGCGAAGGCCTCCGACGCCGAGATGCAGGACGCCCGCGAAGAGATGGGGATGATCCGGCCGGCGCTCAGCACGCTCGAGAGCGAAGAGTTCCGCGAGGCGCTGACCTGCAGCGGCGTCACCGCCATCTTCCAGAACGCCGGCGAGGAGGGGCAGGACCCGCTGATGCTCCTCAAGCGGCTGGCCCGTTTCACCTACCTGGGGGACAAACTCCGCGGCACGCTCGTCCGCGCCACCCAGCCCGACGACATCCTCGCCGCCAAGAAGGCCGACCGGCACTGCCTCTATCTCACGGGCAACGGCGTTCCACTCCCGCAGGCCTGGGTCACGGCGGAAGAGGAGCTCGGCTACATCCGGGTCTTCTACCAACTCGGCATCCGGATGATGCACCTCACCTACAACCGCCGCAACATGCTCGGCGACGGCTGCGCGGAGCCGGCCAACGGCGGCCTCAGCGACCTCGGGCGACTGGCCATCGAAGAGATGAACCGCGTCGGTGTGATCGTCGACGTCGCGCATTCCGGCTGGAAGACCAGTCTCGAAGCCGCCAAAGCCTCGAAAAAGCCGATGGTCGCGAGCCACACGGTCTGCGGCGCCCTCAACAGCCACATCCGCTCCAAGCCGGACGAGGTGATCCGCGCCATCTGCGACACCGGCGGCCTCATCGGGATCTGCTGCATCGCCCCGTTCCTGGCCCGGACCGGCGACATTGCCGCCCTCCTCGACCACATCGACTACGCCGCGAAAACCTTCGGTGTCGAACACGTCGCGATCGGGACGGACGTCTCCCACACCTCCCAGCACAGCGCCGCCGAAAACGCCAAAGTCCCCCGCCGCGCGGCCCGCCGCACCCGCTTCGCCGCCCTCTGGCCCGACGGCGCCCTCGGCGGAAACTGGCCCCGGCAGGACAGCCTCGCCTGGACCAACTGGCCCCTCTTCACTGTCGGCCTCGTCCAGCGGGGCTACAAGGACGACGACATCCGAAAGATCCTTGGAGAGAACGTGCTCCGCGTCTGCCGCGATGTCCTCGTCGACAGCACACCGTCGGCCTGA